In Hemiscyllium ocellatum isolate sHemOce1 chromosome 23, sHemOce1.pat.X.cur, whole genome shotgun sequence, the sequence TAAGGATAGGATTGTTAATGTATGTTTGCTCAACTCAACCCCTATTGTTTGTTGCCTGTTTATGCTCCCTGCAGATGTCATCAGAATGACCTGGAGAACATTATTCCATTCGTAGGCATTGGTCTGCTGTATGCCCTCTCTGGCCCTGACctgtgtacagctgtaatgcaCTTCAGAATCTTTGCTGCTTCCAGAATCATCCACAGCATTGCTTATCTGGTTCCTCTTCCCCAGCCATCACGTGGTTTGAGCTGGATGGTTGGGATGGGAGTGACCTTTTCAATGGCTTATAGAGTGCTGAAGGCAGGAGTGCACCTTTGAAAGCATTGATTAGCACAGCATTCTCTTTCCAAATCTTTTTTGTTTCTCTCATTCCACTCATTCTATTGAAATTTAATCTCTAATTGTGTTGAAGTAATGGAAGTGTTAAATGTAATCGATTGTTGAAAATGAAGGGGATAATGGAAGACAAGACAAAAAATATCCAAAGCGGTTTAacttggtgtctgtgtgtgtgactaaCCAGTGTCTTTTTAAAATGGGTAAATCTGTTTTGGGatagatttccaaaaggaattAGAACAATGAT encodes:
- the LOC132826774 gene encoding microsomal glutathione S-transferase 1-like produces the protein MSEVFSSEVFLAYSTYSTVVLLKMLLLGPLTGYFRVTRKVFANPEDARAHGGKDEEARKKCLRIDPDVERVRRCHQNDLENIIPFVGIGLLYALSGPDLCTAVMHFRIFAASRIIHSIAYLVPLPQPSRGLSWMVGMGVTFSMAYRVLKAGVHL